The bacterium genomic sequence TGCCGGTGCTCATCAACCAGTGGGCGAACGTGGTGCGCTGGGAGATGACGACGCGGCCCTTCCTGCGCACCGCCGAGTTTCTCTGGCAGGAGGGCCACACCGCCCACGCCACTGCCGCGGATTGTCAGGCGGAAGTGCTGCGCATGCTCGAGGTCTACCGCGACTTCGTCGAGACCGACCTGGCGATGCCGGTCCATCCCGGGGCCAAGAGCGATGCGGAGAAGTTCGCCGGCGCCGACATGACCTACTCCATCGAAGCGCTCATGAAGGACGGCTACGCGCTGCAGGCCGGCACCTCACACAATCTCGGCCAGCACTTCGCGAAGGTCTTCGACATCACCTTCCTGGACGAGGACGAGTCCCAAAAGCACGTATGGCAGACGAGCTGGGGGGTGAGCACCCGCGCGGTGGGCGCCGTGGTGATGACCCACGGCGACGAGCGCGGCCTGCGGCTGCCGCCCCGGATCGCCCCGGTCCAGGTGATCGTCGTCCCCATCCTCTTCGACAAGACCCGGGACGAGACCCTCCACTACTGCTCCTACGTCACCGAAATACTCTCCGATTTCCGGGTGGAGCTGGACGATTCGGACAAGAGCCCGGGGTGGAAGTTCGCCGAGCACGAGCTGCGCGGGGTGCCGATCC encodes the following:
- a CDS encoding His/Gly/Thr/Pro-type tRNA ligase C-terminal domain-containing protein is translated as PVLINQWANVVRWEMTTRPFLRTAEFLWQEGHTAHATAADCQAEVLRMLEVYRDFVETDLAMPVHPGAKSDAEKFAGADMTYSIEALMKDGYALQAGTSHNLGQHFAKVFDITFLDEDESQKHVWQTSWGVSTRAVGAVVMTHGDERGLRLPPRIAPVQVIVVPILFDKTRDETLHYCSYVTEILSDFRVELDDSDKSPGWKFAEHELRGVPIRLEVGPRDMEGDQVTLVRRDTGEKRPVLVSDLPRVTKETLDQIQEGLYRQALAYREELTFRVGTLAELSAGLEEKRGLYHAPWCGDAACENEVKDKTKATIRLLPFNQPEERGACLVCGKEARWEAIFARAY